A window from Ignavibacteriota bacterium encodes these proteins:
- a CDS encoding GNAT family N-acetyltransferase, translating into MILENLIELRQKFQAGKSTLSNEEINELITKLIDFINDFQNDLFINFENVSELSQLFTSIDEGDFVKVFVSKFDEKSFYKFGEKLFESLNTNNEPTKSIIENILYTFLNFIRNSEFLRKIFDDKNWTNLISKIVEETNFNTRKLFQQRTNQYGKKVLFKVIKGDKVQDYTWNETNKIIGSYSQSLSVLLSEHIEKPRVAFLLENSLTMALLDLACLNSGIINVMIPANSVSQHILYILNQTKCDVILIANDKQLAKLKSIKKDLPYLKKGVLIDGTSAEDWVISFNEFLNLHPKENNELVFNDLQNTDTATLMYTSGTTGEPKGIIFSQKNIVFKRFCRAIALPEISDSDLFLAYLPLYHTFGRWLELVGSIFWGATYAFMENPSAETMIANMNLVHPSVFISIPKKWIQLYEFISSKVDVEADSDENISNEVRNITGGNLKWGLSAAGYLPSEVFQFFQKNNIQLMSGFGMTEATGGITMTPPGKYIPNSLGKALPGIEIKLGDDGELLVKGDYVMPGYFDQTKEETFIDGWFPTGDIMKMDSNGFIEIIDRKKEIYKNIKGETIAPQRIENLFRDFEIVKQVFVVGDHRPFNTVLIHPDFENQIFINMNENQKNEYFSNLIVTINKFLAPFERIVDFKVIENPFTLESGELTPKGTFKRRVIEENYKSLIDQLYKKDFYSLYLENIEIKIPNWFLRERGCLSGDLKVENGFLSIPKLDRKVTIQKNDKNNFRIGNFNFRISKPFIDLHEFLINPIYWIGNDEFVKFTDDTILQWYRQNIEDENIQFTGNNFAEFDYSESYLQLNKIHQAGEKSLYGLHLAIHLIQSDNFDNGNSSIEYLNSLFKDEHQEIFKIALYFLDKPSLVKNFEVRKQLFLLAIKHTKQNNIKKIFEIYLKDGQALFDENIIENIVSSKKILDSLDLLDEILNEYVQLKFKIENLNETIISTLLKILSQTGIKHPTRYEEMRRKLVKIQLIEDWPELSKLAQDYRTKMRDGFRKWLGINETVAVDSETGEEYGWDEVLIFEEDLNDDEKLLLNKVISTTQIIKEAVFLFSKGVLISLNNILPRGIWISKIRDEEQLMLYRISIQTRLQGSFDIIFHQNKNRNVAEIKSEVNWLILAGSRFFVTELVEDFGGYWDEYNVWTQKYQPGLNVENLFARDVKKDEQNAMEKYYYIWPFFIWNATAAYINFWRLTSGNLQLTNPTPDKLIIPSHDYQLGTRFTSLSDRSQFTDFSNLFFNFYNKFVVPIETKYPWVKKDSSWKYIFPGLINAEGEYEGVEILSLFLLELKNDTEKNHEIVFQLEKFLASIKKNGYIPKQLYFAVKRFGRWNNLNTEASFEAQAQMLNELYDTYNLVGLEKKHPETRTRFFLHTVFKESNEDFKNLIRELCLFQHDGKITKDEFLRELSRIQSEFELSDKEIYFLTRLSYPHLKPTDSASFLHLATEGDHAANLVVQVDDHEGNPFYIRKPITPKEISKLYQLFIDGNMQVSFKPEHKFLVAISDRGFIIGGMFYNQFEEEVVHMEKIVVSNRFRRKGVSEALMNEFFNRMKDEGFAYVTTGFFRPEYFYKFDFKIEKKYSGLVKKLSENLKK; encoded by the coding sequence ATGATTTTAGAAAATTTAATTGAACTTAGACAAAAATTTCAAGCTGGAAAATCAACATTATCAAATGAAGAAATAAATGAACTAATTACTAAATTAATTGATTTCATTAATGATTTTCAAAATGACTTATTCATCAATTTTGAAAATGTGAGTGAACTTTCACAGTTATTTACATCAATAGATGAAGGAGATTTTGTAAAAGTTTTTGTATCTAAATTTGATGAAAAATCATTTTATAAATTCGGTGAAAAACTTTTTGAAAGTTTAAACACAAACAATGAACCAACTAAATCTATTATTGAAAACATACTTTACACTTTTCTAAATTTTATCAGAAACTCAGAATTTTTAAGAAAAATTTTTGATGATAAAAATTGGACAAACTTAATTTCTAAAATTGTTGAAGAAACAAATTTCAATACAAGAAAATTGTTTCAACAAAGAACAAATCAATATGGGAAAAAAGTTTTATTTAAAGTTATAAAAGGTGATAAAGTTCAAGATTACACTTGGAATGAAACAAATAAAATTATTGGAAGTTATTCGCAATCGCTTTCTGTTTTGCTTAGTGAACACATAGAAAAACCAAGAGTTGCATTTTTACTTGAAAATAGTTTAACAATGGCTTTGCTGGATTTGGCTTGTCTCAATAGCGGAATTATTAATGTTATGATTCCAGCAAATTCCGTTTCCCAACATATTTTATATATTCTAAATCAAACCAAGTGCGATGTTATTCTAATTGCAAATGACAAACAATTAGCAAAATTAAAATCAATAAAAAAAGATTTGCCATATTTGAAAAAAGGTGTGCTCATTGACGGAACGAGCGCGGAAGATTGGGTGATTTCATTTAATGAATTTTTAAATCTTCATCCAAAAGAAAATAATGAATTGGTCTTTAATGATTTACAAAACACTGATACAGCAACACTGATGTATACTTCGGGTACAACCGGTGAACCAAAAGGAATTATTTTTTCGCAAAAAAATATTGTGTTTAAAAGATTTTGCAGAGCAATTGCATTGCCTGAAATCAGCGATTCAGATTTATTTTTAGCTTATCTTCCACTTTATCATACTTTTGGAAGATGGCTTGAATTGGTGGGAAGCATTTTTTGGGGTGCAACTTATGCTTTTATGGAAAATCCTTCTGCAGAAACTATGATTGCAAATATGAATTTAGTTCATCCTTCTGTGTTTATTAGCATTCCTAAAAAGTGGATACAGCTTTACGAATTTATATCATCAAAAGTTGATGTTGAAGCAGATTCTGATGAAAATATTTCTAACGAAGTTAGAAATATTACCGGCGGAAATTTAAAATGGGGACTGTCTGCTGCCGGTTATTTGCCTTCCGAAGTATTTCAGTTTTTCCAGAAAAATAATATTCAACTTATGAGCGGATTTGGAATGACCGAAGCTACTGGCGGAATAACCATGACTCCACCCGGAAAATATATTCCAAATTCATTAGGCAAAGCGCTACCGGGAATAGAAATAAAATTAGGCGATGACGGTGAACTATTAGTTAAAGGCGATTATGTTATGCCTGGATATTTTGATCAAACAAAAGAAGAAACATTTATTGATGGTTGGTTTCCAACCGGTGATATTATGAAAATGGATTCTAATGGATTTATTGAAATTATTGATCGCAAGAAAGAAATTTACAAAAACATAAAAGGTGAAACCATTGCACCTCAACGAATTGAAAATCTATTTAGAGATTTTGAAATTGTTAAGCAAGTTTTTGTTGTTGGTGATCACCGACCTTTTAATACAGTTTTAATTCATCCGGATTTTGAAAATCAGATTTTTATAAACATGAATGAAAATCAGAAGAATGAATATTTTTCTAATCTGATTGTAACTATAAATAAATTTTTAGCACCATTTGAAAGAATAGTTGATTTTAAAGTTATTGAAAATCCTTTTACTTTAGAGAGCGGAGAACTAACTCCCAAAGGAACTTTTAAGCGCAGAGTTATTGAAGAAAATTATAAATCGTTAATTGATCAGCTTTATAAAAAGGATTTTTATTCACTTTATCTAGAAAATATTGAAATAAAAATACCTAATTGGTTCTTGCGAGAAAGAGGCTGTTTAAGCGGAGATTTAAAAGTTGAAAATGGATTTTTATCAATACCAAAACTTGATAGAAAAGTTACAATTCAAAAAAATGATAAAAATAATTTTAGAATAGGAAATTTTAATTTTAGAATCAGTAAACCATTTATTGATCTTCACGAATTTTTAATAAATCCAATTTACTGGATTGGCAACGATGAGTTTGTAAAATTTACGGATGATACAATTCTGCAATGGTACAGACAAAATATTGAAGATGAAAATATTCAATTTACGGGAAATAATTTTGCAGAATTTGATTATTCGGAAAGTTATTTACAGCTAAACAAAATTCATCAAGCAGGAGAAAAATCATTATACGGTTTGCATCTTGCAATTCATTTAATTCAATCAGATAATTTTGACAATGGAAATTCTTCAATTGAATATTTGAACTCGCTTTTTAAAGATGAACATCAAGAAATATTTAAAATTGCACTTTACTTTTTAGATAAACCAAGTCTTGTAAAAAATTTTGAAGTAAGAAAACAATTATTTCTTCTTGCAATAAAACACACAAAACAAAATAATATTAAAAAGATATTTGAAATTTATTTGAAAGACGGACAAGCTCTATTCGATGAAAATATTATTGAAAATATTGTGAGCAGCAAAAAGATTTTGGATTCATTGGATTTACTTGATGAAATTTTAAATGAATATGTTCAACTTAAATTTAAAATTGAAAATCTTAATGAAACAATAATTTCCACCTTACTAAAAATTCTCTCGCAAACGGGAATTAAACATCCTACAAGATATGAAGAAATGCGAAGGAAACTTGTAAAGATTCAATTGATTGAAGATTGGCCGGAACTATCTAAATTAGCTCAAGATTATAGAACAAAAATGCGCGATGGATTTAGAAAATGGCTTGGAATAAATGAAACGGTTGCAGTTGATAGTGAAACTGGTGAAGAATATGGATGGGATGAAGTATTAATTTTTGAGGAAGATTTAAATGATGATGAAAAATTACTTTTAAATAAAGTTATTTCAACAACTCAAATTATTAAAGAAGCCGTTTTTCTTTTTTCAAAAGGAGTTTTAATTAGTTTAAATAATATTTTACCAAGAGGCATTTGGATAAGCAAAATAAGGGATGAAGAGCAATTAATGCTTTACAGAATTTCAATTCAAACACGTCTGCAAGGCTCGTTTGATATTATTTTTCATCAAAATAAAAATAGAAATGTTGCTGAAATTAAATCCGAAGTTAACTGGTTAATTCTTGCTGGCTCCAGATTTTTTGTTACTGAATTAGTTGAAGACTTTGGCGGATATTGGGATGAATATAATGTTTGGACACAAAAATATCAACCCGGATTAAATGTTGAAAATTTATTTGCAAGGGACGTGAAAAAAGACGAACAAAATGCAATGGAAAAATATTATTACATTTGGCCGTTCTTTATTTGGAATGCAACTGCCGCATACATTAATTTTTGGAGGTTAACTTCTGGAAATCTGCAATTAACAAACCCAACTCCCGATAAATTAATTATTCCATCACATGATTATCAGCTTGGAACACGATTTACATCTTTATCGGATCGTTCCCAGTTTACAGATTTTTCAAACTTATTTTTTAATTTCTACAATAAATTTGTTGTTCCAATTGAAACAAAATATCCTTGGGTAAAAAAAGATTCGTCATGGAAATATATTTTTCCGGGCTTAATAAATGCCGAAGGAGAATATGAAGGTGTAGAAATTCTTAGTCTATTTTTATTGGAATTGAAAAATGATACTGAAAAAAATCATGAAATAGTATTTCAGTTGGAAAAATTTTTAGCAAGCATTAAGAAAAACGGATATATTCCAAAACAGCTATACTTCGCAGTTAAAAGATTTGGAAGATGGAATAATCTCAATACTGAAGCCTCTTTTGAAGCTCAAGCGCAAATGTTAAATGAACTTTATGATACTTATAATTTAGTTGGATTAGAAAAAAAGCATCCGGAAACAAGAACGAGATTTTTCCTTCACACAGTATTTAAAGAATCAAATGAAGATTTTAAAAATTTGATTAGAGAGTTATGTCTTTTCCAACATGATGGAAAAATTACCAAAGATGAGTTTTTGCGGGAATTGTCAAGAATTCAAAGTGAATTTGAATTGAGCGATAAAGAAATTTATTTTCTTACTCGATTAAGTTATCCGCATTTAAAACCTACTGATTCAGCATCATTTTTACATCTTGCAACAGAAGGAGATCACGCAGCTAATTTAGTTGTTCAAGTTGATGATCATGAAGGAAATCCATTCTATATCAGAAAGCCGATTACACCAAAAGAAATTTCAAAATTATATCAATTATTTATTGATGGAAATATGCAAGTTAGTTTTAAACCAGAACATAAATTTTTGGTTGCAATTTCTGATAGAGGATTTATAATAGGAGGAATGTTTTATAATCAATTTGAAGAAGAAGTTGTTCATATGGAAAAAATTGTTGTCTCAAATAGATTTAGAAGAAAAGGTGTTAGTGAAGCTTTGATGAATGAATTTTTTAATAGAATGAAAGATGAAGGATTTGCTTATGTTACAACCGGATTTTTTAGACCGGAATATTTTTACAAATTTGATTTCAAAATTGAAAAAAAATACTCGGGATTAGTAAAAAAATTATCTGAAAATTTAAAAAAGTAA